Proteins encoded within one genomic window of Acidithiobacillus sp. AMEEHan:
- the pabC gene encoding aminodeoxychorismate lyase, giving the protein MTVLACSVDGVFQDPVTSFPFARAAQYGDGLFETIAVISSEPLFWQEHLHRLRHGAAVLGIAVPDAAILLAHWQDLQKRYPDIATSRRLVLKILLFRRDGQGYVTPKESAGQIVFLVQDWPARPTAYWRDGVRAGLSTVPLQCGASYLALKSLNRLNQIMARRALPEGWQEAVLCDQQGCLREGIQSNVLWRRGETLYTPDLHDGGIRGVQLGAILRQAEGWGLTVQIVRTTPSALAEAEEILFCNSLIGFWPVQRWQDRSLPGAAGSLAQRLATWHRGLGLFPEEA; this is encoded by the coding sequence GTGACGGTCCTCGCCTGCAGTGTCGATGGCGTCTTTCAGGACCCCGTAACCTCGTTCCCGTTCGCACGTGCCGCACAGTATGGCGATGGACTCTTCGAAACCATTGCGGTAATTTCCTCCGAGCCCTTATTTTGGCAGGAGCACCTGCATCGGCTGCGCCACGGCGCCGCCGTTTTGGGAATTGCCGTTCCGGACGCTGCCATACTGCTGGCCCATTGGCAGGACCTGCAGAAGAGATACCCCGATATTGCGACCTCTCGGCGTTTGGTGCTGAAGATCCTGTTGTTTCGTCGGGATGGTCAAGGCTATGTCACTCCCAAGGAAAGTGCGGGGCAGATCGTCTTCCTCGTGCAGGACTGGCCCGCACGCCCGACAGCGTATTGGCGCGATGGCGTCCGCGCGGGTTTATCCACGGTCCCTCTGCAATGCGGTGCGTCCTATTTGGCGCTGAAATCCTTGAACCGCCTCAATCAGATTATGGCACGTCGCGCCTTGCCCGAAGGTTGGCAGGAGGCAGTGCTCTGCGACCAGCAGGGATGCCTGCGCGAGGGTATTCAGAGCAACGTCCTCTGGCGTCGCGGGGAGACGCTTTATACCCCGGATCTGCATGATGGCGGAATCCGCGGAGTTCAGCTTGGTGCAATTCTGCGCCAGGCGGAGGGCTGGGGACTCACGGTGCAGATCGTACGGACAACGCCGAGCGCGCTGGCAGAGGCAGAAGAGATCCTCTTTTGTAATAGTCTGATTGGGTTCTGGCCGGTTCAACGATGGCAAGACCGCAGCCTTCCCGGCGCCGCGGGTAGCTTGGCGCAGCGTCTAGCTACTTGGCATCGTGGTTTGGGATTGTTCCCGGAGGAAGCGTGA
- the acpP gene encoding acyl carrier protein produces MDDIAARVKKVVVEQLGVNEDEVTNEASFADDLGADSLDNVELVMALEEEFDCEIPDEEAEKISTVQQAIDYVSAHLPKQDA; encoded by the coding sequence ATGGATGATATCGCAGCACGTGTAAAGAAAGTGGTCGTCGAGCAACTGGGTGTGAATGAGGATGAGGTCACCAACGAAGCGTCGTTTGCTGACGATTTGGGCGCCGATTCCCTCGACAACGTCGAGTTGGTGATGGCTCTCGAGGAAGAATTCGACTGCGAAATTCCCGACGAAGAAGCCGAAAAAATTTCCACGGTGCAGCAGGCTATCGACTACGTCAGTGCGCATTTGCCCAAGCAGGATGCCTGA
- the fabF gene encoding beta-ketoacyl-ACP synthase II produces the protein MKRRVVVTGLGIVSPVGIGVAASWDSIVRGRSGIARVTRIDPESYASQIAGEVKGFDVGQYLPVKEARKMELFIHYGLAASMEAMEDSGLKITPEIAERVGVSIGSGIGGLPGIESEHSVVTESGPRRISPFFIPRCIVNMVSGHVSILYGAKGPNIAMATACSTATHSIGDAARLIEYGDADVMIAGGAEAAISPLGLGGFSAARALSTRNEDPEKASRPWDEGRDGFVLAEGAGILVLEELEFAQRRGAKIYAELVGYGMSADAYHMTQPASGGEGAARCMQVALRNAGLPVDAVDYINAHGTSTPLGDLAETEAVKAVFGEHAKRLAMSSTKSMTGHLLGAAGGVEAVFTTLAIHDGILPPTINLEQPGEGCDLDYVANVARRQSIEVALSNSFGFGGTNSTLVFRKFHD, from the coding sequence TTGAAAAGACGTGTCGTGGTTACCGGTCTGGGGATCGTCTCTCCGGTCGGGATCGGTGTCGCCGCCTCTTGGGATAGCATCGTCCGCGGCCGCAGTGGTATTGCCCGGGTTACGCGCATTGATCCGGAGTCCTACGCCTCACAGATCGCCGGCGAAGTGAAAGGCTTCGATGTCGGCCAGTATTTGCCCGTCAAAGAAGCGCGCAAGATGGAGTTGTTCATCCATTACGGTCTCGCCGCCAGCATGGAGGCAATGGAAGACTCGGGGCTCAAGATTACCCCGGAAATTGCTGAGCGCGTAGGTGTTTCCATTGGCAGTGGTATTGGTGGCCTACCAGGCATTGAGTCCGAGCATTCCGTCGTGACTGAGAGCGGGCCGCGGCGCATTTCCCCGTTCTTCATTCCGCGTTGTATCGTCAATATGGTGTCTGGTCATGTATCGATACTGTATGGGGCGAAGGGCCCAAACATTGCCATGGCGACTGCCTGCTCGACGGCAACGCACTCTATCGGCGATGCGGCGCGGCTCATTGAATACGGCGATGCCGATGTAATGATCGCCGGTGGTGCGGAGGCTGCCATCAGCCCCTTGGGATTGGGAGGATTTTCTGCTGCCCGGGCGTTGTCGACCCGAAATGAAGACCCGGAGAAGGCGAGTCGCCCCTGGGACGAGGGGCGCGATGGTTTTGTCCTCGCCGAGGGTGCCGGTATCCTGGTTCTGGAAGAACTTGAATTCGCGCAACGGCGCGGTGCAAAGATCTATGCAGAACTTGTTGGCTACGGCATGAGCGCCGATGCCTATCACATGACGCAACCCGCCAGCGGCGGAGAGGGTGCCGCGCGCTGCATGCAGGTAGCCTTGCGGAATGCCGGTTTGCCGGTGGATGCCGTGGACTACATCAACGCCCACGGTACTTCGACGCCGTTGGGTGATTTGGCCGAAACCGAAGCGGTCAAAGCGGTATTTGGCGAGCACGCGAAGAGGCTCGCAATGAGTTCGACCAAGTCCATGACCGGACACCTTCTCGGCGCTGCCGGCGGGGTCGAAGCGGTCTTCACTACGCTGGCGATCCACGACGGCATCCTGCCGCCCACCATCAATCTGGAACAGCCGGGGGAGGGTTGTGATCTGGATTATGTGGCCAACGTGGCCCGGCGGCAGTCTATCGAGGTCGCGTTGAGTAATTCCTTCGGTTTTGGTGGTACCAACAGCACTCTCGTATTCCGCAAGTTCCACGACTGA
- the fabD gene encoding ACP S-malonyltransferase: MQGSIAFVFPGQGSQSIGMLAAISAGRPVLREIFAEASDLLHRDLWQLAQEGPLEELNQTRWTQPLMLTAGYAMFRAWEEEGGSSPDFVAGHSLGEYTALVVAGSLDFASALRLVARRGELMQNAVPEGEGAMAAVLGISEEDLRALCQREAQGQVLELANLNAPGQIVVAGQRAAVERLSERAKDAGAKKVVLLPVSVPSHCSLMTEAAEEFALDLANVEFRSPNALLVHNVDAQTHREPAAIREALRRQIFSPVRWTESIRFLARQGATTFVEMGPGKVLSGLGKRIEPSLRMLSLDDEKSFVTALEDL; the protein is encoded by the coding sequence GTGCAGGGTTCGATTGCCTTTGTTTTTCCGGGTCAAGGATCGCAATCCATCGGCATGCTCGCCGCTATCAGTGCCGGGCGCCCGGTGCTGCGAGAGATTTTTGCCGAGGCCTCTGATCTGTTGCATCGCGATCTTTGGCAGTTGGCGCAGGAAGGTCCGCTCGAGGAGCTGAACCAGACCCGCTGGACGCAACCGCTGATGCTCACCGCGGGCTATGCCATGTTCCGTGCTTGGGAGGAGGAGGGCGGGTCCAGTCCCGACTTCGTTGCCGGCCACTCCTTGGGCGAATATACCGCGTTGGTGGTCGCCGGCAGCTTGGATTTTGCCAGCGCCCTTCGGCTGGTTGCACGCCGCGGAGAACTCATGCAAAACGCCGTGCCTGAGGGCGAAGGGGCGATGGCCGCGGTTCTCGGCATCAGCGAAGAGGATCTGCGCGCCCTTTGTCAGCGGGAGGCGCAGGGTCAGGTCCTGGAGCTTGCAAACCTCAATGCGCCGGGGCAGATCGTTGTGGCAGGACAACGCGCTGCCGTCGAGCGGCTCAGCGAGCGGGCCAAGGATGCCGGGGCCAAAAAAGTCGTGCTCTTGCCCGTGAGTGTCCCCAGCCACTGTTCTCTGATGACCGAGGCGGCCGAGGAATTTGCGCTTGACCTTGCCAACGTGGAATTCCGTAGTCCCAATGCGCTGCTAGTGCACAATGTGGACGCGCAAACGCATCGCGAGCCGGCGGCCATTCGTGAGGCCTTGCGCCGGCAGATCTTTTCCCCGGTGCGCTGGACCGAAAGTATTCGCTTCCTGGCCCGACAAGGGGCCACTACTTTCGTCGAGATGGGCCCGGGTAAAGTCCTGTCCGGGTTGGGCAAGCGCATTGAGCCCAGTCTGCGCATGTTGTCTCTCGATGACGAAAAGAGTTTCGTCACGGCGCTGGAGGATCTCTGA
- the fabG gene encoding 3-oxoacyl-ACP reductase FabG yields MSNALAGQLVLITGGSRGIGAALVEEFRNLGARVAATATSAAGAAALSDTLGEQGRGYVLDVTDDAAMDATLAQIRAELGSPSVLVNNAGITRDQLLLRMKDEDWDRVLQTNLRAVYRLSRLCVRDMIKAQYGRIISITSVVGMMGNAGQSNYAAAKAGVMGFSRALAREVAARGVTVNCVAPGFIATDMTAALNEAQREHLLQQIPAGRLGSGADVAAAVAFLASAQAAYITGETLQVNGGLWMG; encoded by the coding sequence ATGAGCAACGCATTGGCCGGGCAATTGGTGCTGATTACCGGTGGCAGTCGCGGTATTGGTGCTGCGTTGGTCGAAGAATTCCGCAACCTTGGTGCCCGGGTGGCTGCTACCGCGACCAGTGCAGCCGGGGCAGCGGCTCTCAGCGATACGTTGGGGGAGCAGGGACGAGGCTACGTTCTCGATGTGACTGACGACGCTGCCATGGATGCCACGTTGGCGCAGATCCGGGCCGAGCTGGGAAGCCCCAGCGTCCTCGTGAACAATGCGGGAATCACCCGCGATCAGTTGTTGTTGCGTATGAAGGACGAGGACTGGGACCGGGTGCTGCAAACCAATCTGCGCGCCGTCTATCGCCTCAGTCGCCTCTGTGTGCGCGACATGATCAAGGCGCAGTACGGGCGCATCATCAGCATCACTTCGGTGGTGGGGATGATGGGCAACGCTGGACAGAGCAATTATGCTGCCGCCAAGGCCGGCGTCATGGGTTTCAGCCGCGCCCTGGCGCGCGAGGTCGCTGCGCGCGGGGTCACCGTCAATTGTGTCGCCCCGGGGTTCATCGCCACCGATATGACCGCCGCCTTGAACGAGGCACAGCGTGAACATCTGTTACAGCAGATTCCCGCTGGCCGCCTGGGTAGCGGGGCGGATGTGGCGGCTGCCGTCGCCTTCCTCGCCTCTGCACAAGCTGCCTATATCACCGGCGAAACCCTGCAGGTGAATGGCGGATTGTGGATGGGATGA